AGGCAGGCACAGGGTCCCtaacttttttttcttatttattttaCATACAGGAAGATGAACAACTACGAGTTTTTAATAACCAGATCGAAGAGGATAGGAAAATTATCATTTCAAGGCATAACCTTGTTAAATTACACAAGGTTTGGATTCAGATTTTGCGCTTCCCAGTTCCCATCCATCTCCTGCATGCTTATGCAGGTTGCCACTTCTCTATAGTCTAATGTGGTTCTCCTGCAAACCATAATTGATTCATGCAGGTGCTTGAAGAGCATGATCTTTCTTGCGTGGAGCTTTTGCATGTGAAGTCTGATGGTGTTGTTTTAACAAAACAAAGTATGTATACTCAAAATTTTCAGTCCACGCTTGTGCTGGAACTTCATACATATGATATCGGTTGATAATTTTGTTACTATTGCAAGAAAATTTTGGAGGGAAAAAATTGTGTGAAAAAATATAGGATTTTTTACTAACTATTTTGAATATCCTTATTTTGTTTTCGGGTTTAGTGCTTCTATGCCTGTTCATTTAAAGTCGTGAACTACTAATGTTACTAACTTGCAGTGCTGCTAACCCTCATCAACCGTAACCAACTGTACCTTGCATTCTGGTTTCACCTAGTTGGCAGTGGCAGGTTTGGGGCTGGTTTCCTGGACTAGAATCCTGATGCCATATTAAAGTTGATATTGACACATGTGGAAAGGCCGGGTCCGGGATATTGTAAAAGCTATAGTTGGTTGGGTGCAGATaggaaaatattaaaaatattcaTTTTCCTAATTTTCTACTGCAAAAGTGCACATGTTGAAAGAATGAAGTAGGATTAAGGATTACTTTCGACAGGTTTCCATTGCCAGTGTGGAGTACGTGATGTGGGATGAGTACTCAATGAGTTTTTTGTTCATTGCAGAAGCGGAAAAGGTCGTTGGATGGGCTAGAAGTCACTATCTATCATCAACAACTCTTCCTTCTATCAAGGGTGACAGGTTAATCATTCCCCGTGAGAGGTACATCTGCTTCACATTGAATATTTTTTAGGGAAACATTCAATATTGTTTTGGTTGTTCATTTTACTTTGATTAGTCCCTTATTACTATTGCTTTACATTTATGTGTAGTCTGGATATAGCAATCGAGAGACTAAAGGAACAGGGTATTACAACTAAGAAATCCTCTCAAAATCTAAAGGTATTCATTCGTTTATATATCCCATAATGTTAGCTTCTCTTCAACGTCTATCATTTATCTTAGCTACTTGCCCTACATGCCTATCCAAACTCACAAGTTTCCTTACTTCAGGTTTTGGCTAAAGATGAATATGAACGCAATTTCATTTCCGCCGTTGTACCTCCGAATGAAATTGGAGTGAAATTCGATGATATTGGCGCACTTGAGGATGTCAAGAGGACATTGGATGAGCTTGTTACTCTTCCTATGAGGAGACCTGAGCTTTTTTCGCACGGAAATTTGTTAAGGGTATGACTTGCTTTTCTGCTGGATATCATTTTTGCTTCACCTTTTCTCCTAGAAATATCATGGAACCCTTAGTATGCATGCTTTATTATAGATAGAAACATAAGGCTTTATATTAAGACGAACTTAGGTTAGGTGGGAAGGAATTAGTTCTTGCGgtcctttttttttgcctttgatatattttttcttGAATAAGCAGTGTATCATTTCATCAGTTATCAAGTTTGCCTTGATATTTTGAAAGGAATACTTCTAAGATGCTGTTGCTTTAGCATTCTTTTTTCAAGCTTCCAGAAGCATGCTTCATAACTGAGTTTAAGGCTATGATATGGTGTTAGGGGTCCTGATGTAATTGATTTTGTTCTGTGTATGTGGTTGCCATAGCAGGGAAAAATACAATAACAAAGACTGCCTGCTTCTTGTCATAATAGTCCTATTCCCGTTCACACGGCACTTTTGCAGCATCTTTTTGCAGTAATACCAATATTACTAATAAGTGTAAGCATAGTTTGTGGATACATGCAATATGTTCCAATAGCCTATAGCTAGTTGCATGTGATCCACTATTGAACATTGGACTATCTGTTGAAAATTAATTACTGAGCCCTTCTTTTGGCAGTAGTCTGttatcttttctctctctttaaCATGGGGAGAGACTCCGAGCTGGGCATTTTTAATTGCAAGACAGTAAGGAACCTGGCTGGCCAGGAAAGTTCTTGAAACCAGTTTCTTAGGGGCCATGGTGTCTGTCCTCTCATCTGGAGGCACTAACCATCCAAGCTACTGCTCGATTTAAATtgttattattttataatatgtAACTGCATATTAATTTACCCAATTGTATTTAACACTAGTTTTTATTGCAGTTGCTTTTCAATGTGAAACTGAGATTAAAGCATATAAATTTCATTTTCATGTAGAAATAAATTTTAGTGTCCAAGTCAGCCAGATGAACCAAACACAGAGAATCTTCAATTCAACTAATTTTTATTCTTAGATAAACTGTTTCATATATTCCAGAATGTGGAAACTCTACAATTGAAATACACTCGttattcttcttaatatattgatgcgcagttctcctgcgcgttcgagaaaaaaaaatacactcgTGTTGCATGTAAACAAAATGTGGAGATTTTGCGACTAAAATCTTCACTTTCATGGTTCTTTTGACAGTTTGTTTCTTGAGCTCCATTCTCTAAATGTTGAGTTCTGGATGTTCTATCAATCGGCCTACTTCTCAGTTCTCGTATTTGTCTTATTAGAAATTGCGCACATTCAAATTTGTCttattacaacaacaacaacatagccttttttcccaagcaagttggggtaggctagagatgaaacccgaaagaaataagttcaaggttcaggcacattgatagctagtctccaagcgctcctatccaaagctatctctttagagatattccaattcttaaggtctctcttaaccgattcATCCCacgtttaggtctacctctacccctctttacattatcgacccgctcaagaaccccattacgcaccggcgcctcaggaggccttcgttggacatgtccaaaccatctcagccgatgctgggtaagtttctcctcaattggtgccactccgactctatcccgaataacttcgttccggactctatccctccttgtgtgcccgcaaaaccactgcaacatccgcatctctgctacactcagttgctggacatgtcgcctttttgtaggccaacattcagcaccgtatagcatcgccggacgaattgctgtcctatagaatttgacttttagcttttgtggcaccctcttgttacaaaggatgccagaagcttgtcgccatttcaaccagccagctgaaattctatgcctaacatcttcatcaatgtcgccatccttttgtagcaccgatcctaaataccgaaaaggaCTTGTGTCTTATTGCTTTACTGAATTTCTAATAAGGACTTGTGTGGACCTTCTCAGCCCTGTAAAGGTGTTCTGCTCTTTGGGCCTCCTGGAACAGGAAAAACACTATTGGCAAAAGCACTTGCAACAGAAGCGGGAGCAAATTTTATCAGCATAACTGGTTCTACGCTAACATCAAAGGTAATTTGATTTGACCTTTGTCCTTTCATGGATTTTTTTCTAATTATTTTTTGTTCATGTAATCATAACTGGTTCTACACTAACAGCAAAGTAAGATTCTTACTACTTGTCATCGGAAGTATTTTTTAACATAAATATTGGTTCTCTCAAAGTTGAATTCCATACGTTTATGACATCTAATTGAACAATGAAAACACCATTTTTGTCAATTTCATACAATTGTGACATGTCTAACTCAAGAAGCCAAGGCCATCTGTGGTCAATCGCGCATCAAGATGTACCAGCaacaaatatatttttatactgTTGTACTAGCTGTAGGAGAGAATAAGGAGAGAATAATGcctgtattcctccaaccctagaagggtgggtatatataacacatatacatgggcctctagatggacctctatacacatgggctcaatatactccaacaccccccgcagtctgaactaccggcgcagcggtgttcaggactggacaacaagaaagctgacaccccccgcagtctgaactaccgacgcagcggtgttcaagactggacaagaagagaatacaaatagagtacaaagggcaaataccccccccccccccgcagccacaactagccaccggctacgttgaggctggatcgaaactccgagaaggtcgaggagggcagccccttggtgaagatgtcagcaaactgagaggtagtcgggacatggagtacgcgaacatcgccgattgcgactctgtcgcgcacgaagtgtaggtcgatctccacgtgcttcgtccgctgatgctggacggggttggtggagagatacacgacgctgacgttgtcgcagtagacgaacgtgctcttggcgagcgggctgtggagctccgccaagagctgtcgtagccaggacgcctacggtacgccgttagcgacagcccggtactccgcctcggcactggagcgagagacaaccggctgccgcttggacgactaggagaccaggttgccgcccaggtagacggcgtagccggaagtggagcgacgagtgtctgggcagccagcccagtcagcgttgGTGTAGACCACCAACTCAGCAGTGGACGAGCGGTGAATCACCAgcccgaggtccacagtgccacggacgtagcggaggagatgcttcagcgcagcaaggtgtgactcccggggatcatgcatatggagacagacctgctggacagcgtaggtgaggtccggcctggtgaaggtgaggtactgcaaagcaccagccagactccggtaggcagtaggatcagccaccggatcacccagatcagcggacagcttcgcctgagtgtcgacaggagtggagcagggcttgcaatcagtcatcccagcccgctccaggatatcgagtgcgtactgccgctggtgcaggagaagaccagacgggtgAGGCTCAACAATgatgcccaagaagtggtggagccgaccgagatccttcatagcaaactcctgctgcagagaggtgacgacactctgaagcaaccgcTGACTAGAGgatgtgagcacaatgtcatcaacgtaAAGCAGCAGATAGgaagtctcatccccacggcggtagacgaagagagacgtgtcagacttggcctcggtgaaccccaaagtcagcaagaacgtggcgaaccgagagtaccaagcccgaggagcctgcttcagtccatagagagacttgttgagccggcagaccatatccggacgactcgaatccacaaatcccgctggctgagagcagtagacagtctctgacagagtgccgtgaagaaacgcattctttaCGTCCagttggtgcacaggccaagagcgcggagcgcaagcgagaggaccgtgcgcaccgtagcgggcttcacgactgggctgaaggtctcatcatagtccacaccaggccgctgagtgaacccctggagaacccagcgagccttgtagcgctccagtgtgccatcagcccgacgcttatgcgtccagatccacttgccagtcaccacattgcaaccagatggacgcggcacgaggtcccacgtctggttggcaagaagagcagcgtactcttccatcgcgcgacgccagtgaggatccgccaaggcgtcgcggacagaggagggtaccggagatacccgcggctctcccttgGTGGcggagagtcgcggcctgagacgccatccgccgagtcaccatgggatggatatgccgaggatcccgatggatgactggcgggtagtagacctccggctccgctcgagagggagccggaggaggcggcgacggctccggcgtcgcaggagcctccggagcaggaggcggtgccgaacgacgctggtacacctgcaccggcgcagcgtaccgctgcggtgtcggggtcggcgccgagcgacgccggtacacctgcaccggctgagcgtaccgcgcaggtgcaggtgaAGGCactggggccgcgcgtggcgcagcgggagacaccgggtccgcgcgcggcacgaccgaaGGTCAGGgtaccgcgcgtggcgcgaccgcgggcaccggggccgcgctcggcgcagcagggatcaccggaaacggTGCCGACGTGctgggaaaacctgcaggaaaaggacagacaggtaacggtggctgaaccaccgggttagtctgaaacagagactccagctcggggtctgaagaaggtgtggaggaggtagagtaggggaaatccgactcgtcaaagacgtgTCGGGAGATTAGAACGCGGCGAGAAGTGAGATCAaaacatcggtaccccttgtggtctggggagtacccgaggaacacacaacgagtcgaacggggcgccagcttgtgagaatcggtggcggaggtgttagggtaacacgcacacccgaaggcccgaaggtggtcgtagcgaggaggggtaccgaagagagcgttGTGCGGAGTGGGAgtaggagaagcagtggacggaaagcggttgagcaggtaggtggcggtatggaggctctcagcctagaagcgcgggggcagagaaacctggatcagaagggtgcgcacgacgtcgttcgtcgtgcgaatcatccgctcagccttgccgttctgaggagaggtatacggacaagacatacgcagctgaacaccccgagacaggaagaaggaCCGGGAGGTGGAGCTATCGAACTCCCGCCTGTTGTCACACTGGATGGCCTTAACtatgaggccgaactgagtggacacccaggcaaagaagtggaggagggtggggtgggtctcagacttggcccgcaaaggaaaagtccaagagtaatgagaaaaatcatcaacaatgaccagataatatttataaccagacatgctgagtacaggagatgtccacaggtcacagtgaatcagatcaaaagcatgcgtagcatgcgaagaagaagaaaacggaagtctaacatgacgacctaactggcacgcataacagaggtgctcagcaggagccttAGTACATGGAGCATCGGTACTACGGCTGaactgagccaaaacgtcgtgGCCGAGGTGACCAAGCCggtggtgccaggtggtggaagaaggcgtcacggcaaaagcagcagacgaagaaggcgaggcagcggaagcaggaagccgaagggtgtaaaggggccccgggctgtcacatcggagaagAGGACGCCGGGACATAGTAACAAAGTTtctgggtcgaccgggtcgaggaacggggtcgagggtcgagggtcgtcattttataaaattgtggtacgaaggggtatacatctatggaacgataaattattatgtgggacgcgaccctgattcatcggggtcgatatcttcgggtcgataaagacaaaaactatatatgtgctactaatgaagaaactaatctgcacaagcatataagaaacatataaaagagTGCATTTAAACcatgctacacgtactcagctcattgtctaacaaaaaccacaccaatccactgtccttaacctccatatcccaattaaatctgctagcaatggggctgcgacccctttcaaaccgggacacgatccaaccttgaatgggacactgaccctcttcgaccccgaccctcgaatcggaacgacgttcctgggtcgtgggacgaggcatcgaccccgaatcctgtgactatgcgccgggaagccgaatccttcacagtaagaccagaagagtcaaattcgatagaacaggagttgtcagcagtaaactggcgcatagaaagaaggttgtgaaccattcgaggagcaacaagaacattaggaagacgaggagcagaacccacggcggtgacaggaaggcaagacccatcaccaaccatgatagaagaaggacaagaggagtttgggggtcggacagaagagaggataccagcatcaggagtggtgtggaatgagacacccgagtcggcgatccactcggtgctggccggcggcgtcagtcccatggtgttGAAGGgctgcgccagagcggcctggtcccacccccggccaggtcggctgctggctgggctgagctggcggggtccaggacggcgcgaagagtggagcagcaccagtgaacatggccgccggctggagctgaggacgaggcccccctgccggaccctggaacggccacatcgagatgcgccctgaccatgggttgctgaaggatggccagggcgtacctccaggggcaggggcaggagcgggagccgggGTCGGCAcgccaccagtgccaccaccaccaccccgtcaCCGGCGACGTCCATgccccccctcctccggtctgcccggtgggagcagcaccaaggagggaggtggcaggagcagcgGAGGAGGTCGGTGGAGTAGCAATgagcgcggcgggggtgagcgaggacgatccgggtgcgagacccctggtgatctcctcaagggcgaggtcgtcccggacctgcaggaaggtggggaagggcctctggcgggcgatccagcccttcaggtggtcgtaggtgctgctcagtcctcgtaggacattgagcaccaagaccggattggacaccggatccccgaggtcgtgaagagcattgGTCATGCTCTTCATtcgccggcagtactcaccgatGGAGAGGTCCCCCTTCACGAAGGTGCGGAAAGTGGCGTCGAGCTagagggcgcggtactcggcgttgtcgaggaactgcccctcgagcgccacccaagCCTGCCGCGCagtgccgccgtgggtcctgacgaggtcctgaagatctagggagatggtctcgaagatccaggacatggcgacgctgtcgaggcgcagccacgccacgtcccgcgcctcgatcggcaagtcgacgaggacgtggtcgtcgagggcgtagcggcggagggtgaggaggacctggtcccgccagcggccgtaggaggaggatgcggggtcgaggaggacggagaccagggccctgatgttctggacgccggctgcctggaggtggagctgggcgaccatgtggtcggtcgggtcgtactgggctccagatccagctggcggggcctggtgggaggaggaggcgccgtgctcggggtcgactgGCTGGCCGGAGGAGATGCGGAGGtagcgctccgcctcggcgacccggagagcgagggcgtcggccgtggcgcgcttGCGCTCCCAGGTGAGGGCTGCCAcacggacccgctcctgggccgccgaagccttcgacttggcggcgaggagggccgcggcgagagcggcgtcggcctgctgccctcgGAAGGCGGCGGCAGAGAGCGGCGTGTCCATGGGAGGCATCCCGAGCTCGGGCCACGTGGGATCGGCGACGGTGGCAACGGCGGGCTGCTTGCCGGCAGCGACCGCGgcgcggtgagcggcggcggcggcggcgacgtcggcggGCCCACCCGCGCCCGCGCAAGGGACGGcttgggtggcggcggcggcaggcccgatctgggcggcggcggcggctgcaggccCACCCGCGCCCGCACCAGGGTCGGGCACgacctgggcggcggcggcggctgcagccccGGCCTGGGCCCCGCCCGCGCCTGCGTCCGCGCCAGGGCCAGCCTAGGCGGCCAGCGCAGCGGCAGGGCGGCcccaggcggcggtggcggagcagaggaggatcCGGCCCCGAGCAGAGGAGGCGCGGCTCCAGGCCTGGGGAGggcagatccggcggcggcggccctgccctGCTCGGGATCGAGCAGGGCCTGGGAGGCGGCGGACCTGGcaggccatggcgccggcggagagagaggggaaggaaggggaaggaggagaggggaggaggaggaggggccggcggccggccatggtggccggcggcgacggcgggctggagagtggagagaggagagggaggaaaccTAGGCTATTGATACCATGTAGTAGAGAATAATgcatgtattcctccaaccctagaagggtgggtatatacaacacctatacatgggcctctatacacatgtgctcaatatactccaacactagCAACCAAAGAACTTGCATGATCTTAACCAAGATGATCATTCACAAGCGCTATCCCAACCAAAGAGCTTGCATGATCTTAACCAAGATGATCATTCACAAGCGCTATCCCAACCAAAGAGCTTGCATGATCTTAACCAAGATGATCATTCACATGCACTATCTCATGCACATATgctagctcatttttcaaccaaGTACTcccttaattttttttcttaaacaGTGGTTTGGAGATGCTGAGAAGCTTACAAAGGCCCTTTTTTCCTTTGCGAGTCGACTAGCCCCCGTTATCATATTTGTGGACGAGGTACGTTTACTAAAATGAAAGAAGAAACAAGTGTTTATGTACTCTAGAACCTTGTTCTCATTACTTGGGCTGAAATTGGGACAAGGTTCAACATATGATGGTTTTGCATGACCTCCTGGTATAACACGGTTGTTATAGGTTGACAGTTTACTTGGTGCAAGAGGAGGTGCATTTGAGCACGAAGCAACAAGAAGGATGCGAAACGAATTTATGGCAGCTTGGGATGGTCTCAGGTCCAAAGAAAGCCAACGGATCCTTATTCTTGGTGCAACAAATCGTCCATTTGATCTGGACGATGCTGTGATACGGCGTTTACCTAGACGGTAACAACTCAACCCTTGTTACTGCTTCTGACACAGATTTAAGTTATGCTCGTCTAGCAAGATATTTATCAATTCCATGGTCTCCAGGATATATGTTGATCTTCCAGATGCACAGAACCGAATGAAGATTCTCAAGATTTTACTTGCTAAAGAAAAGTTAGAATCTGATTTTCAGTTTGATGAGCTTGCAAATGCCACAGAAGGTTATTCAGGGAGTGACCTAAAGGTACCAAACTTGAGAAATCATTATATTTTCGTTTCCTACAATGCAGAAGGATGAAATTGTTTGTTCTCTTTTCGAGTCTTATGCAACCATTCACTCTTCATGTCTGCAGAACCTATGTGTAGCTGCAGCGTATCGGCCAGTTCATGAACTtctagaagaagaaaagaaggtgCTTATGCTCTTCTGAACTGTTAAACATGCAAAactttctttgatcttttgGTTCCTGATATGATTCCCATCTTTTCTAGGGAGGTGCGAGTAACGAAAGCAGTTATTTGAGACCACTTAAATTGGATGATTTTGTACAAGCGAAAGCTAAGGTATCTGTAACCCAACCCTGATAATTTTTATTCTATTTTAACTCTTTATTTACttacttttattttatttaactctGGCTATTTTCCTAACTCAGGTTAGTCCGTCAGTTTCTTATGACGCAACAAGTATGAATGAATTGAGGAAATGGAATGAACAGTACGGGGAAGGTGGCAGCAGGACGAAATCACCCTTTGGGTTTGGCAACTGACATTGCAGTTGGGATTTTCCAACCCTGTATCATCTGTAACATCTATAGATGCCTGGTTTAGCATAAGGAAATCAGTCTATTTTGTTTTCACCTAGAGCCGTGTATACAAATAACAAAATATCTAATAAAATGCCAATTTTCCCTGCTATCTATATACCAGAAGCTGTACAGTCAAAATAAATCATCTTAGAAAATGATGCAATGAGCTACAAGCTTCGTCGGATGAACATTAGGCCTAGCAAGATCTAAGTGACTCCTGAATTTTTCGGGCTCTATATATTCTAATTTTAATCCTCGCTCGGTATGGAAACTTCAGTGCATTGCTTCTTCAACGTAGCAGTCGATGGCTCGAACCAAATTGAAAGACaacttctcaaaaaaaaaaaaattgaaaccgAATCTGAACTATTTCGGCCACATGAGTCTGTATTGTTGTTTGCCATCCTATTTAAGGAGTACAGGTTGGGAGACCAAACAACTGACATAGAACTGAACTATCATCTGAGTCGTCCGTGATGGAGATTGAGAAGACGAGCCCTCAACATTTAATTTTTCAGATTACGTCCACGCAAAGCGAGTAGTTGGAACAACTGAACGTGGATTCTGCAAATCGCATCGTCTCAGGCCGCAGCACCAGCACCACACGAGCCCCATTCCCCAAATTCTTGGCCACAGCATTTGGGGAGCACAACCATTGATGCTTCAGGGGCAGGGGCGCAGGGCCAAGGTttctctttcattttttttctcgcGTCCGGGGGCAATCAATCAATCATG
This window of the Panicum virgatum strain AP13 chromosome 1K, P.virgatum_v5, whole genome shotgun sequence genome carries:
- the LOC120641834 gene encoding transitional endoplasmic reticulum ATPase homolog 1-like isoform X5, whose translation is MAQGCHVRVWLAAGILRREDIAPELARERFVRALAHELRVPLLVLDSSVLAPYDYGEDYSESEVEDEHAESEDEGSESEMEDEGDEDWTSNNEKSGESDDEDALKSVEDLKKSVDDLKKLVPCTIEEFAKRIVGSEESTASDSSETPESPEEEKRPFQRGDRVKYVGDPAVSEADQRIILGKIPTQDGSRNAYTFISGRALSNGQRGEVYEINGDQVAVIFDPPTPTEKSHDHDEDITSKEENAKPTIYWVDAQDIAHDHDTESDDWHIALEALCEVLPSLEPIIVYFPDSSQWLSSAVSKSERREFVERVEEMFDRLTGPIVLICGQNIMAAAPKDKEHPSPLKRLVGGLKGQKYSRSSDISKLFTNSLTVPLPEEDEQLRVFNNQIEEDRKIIISRHNLVKLHKVLEEHDLSCVELLHVKSDGVVLTKQKAEKVVGWARSHYLSSTTLPSIKGDRLIIPRESLDIAIERLKEQGITTKKSSQNLKVLAKDEYERNFISAVVPPNEIGVKFDDIGALEDVKRTLDELVTLPMRRPELFSHGNLLRPCKGVLLFGPPGTGKTLLAKALATEAGANFISITGSTLTSKWFGDAEKLTKALFSFASRLAPVIIFVDEVDSLLGARGGAFEHEATRRMRNEFMAAWDGLRSKESQRILILGATNRPFDLDDAVIRRLPRRIYVDLPDAQNRMKILKILLAKEKLESDFQFDELANATEGYSGSDLKNLCVAAAYRPVHELLEEEKKGGASNESSYLRPLKLDDFVQAKAKVSPSVSYDATSMNELRKWNEQYGEGGSRTKSPFGFGN
- the LOC120641834 gene encoding transitional endoplasmic reticulum ATPase TER94-like isoform X4: MAQGCHVRVWLAAGILRREDIAPELARERFVRALAHELRVPLLVLDSSVLAPYDYGEDYSESEVEDEHAESEDEGSESEMEDEGDEDWTSNNEKSGESDDEDALKSVEDLKKSVDDLKKLVPCTIEEFAKRIVGSEESTASDSSETPESPEEEKRPFQRGDRVKYVGDPAVSEADQRIILGKIPTQDGSRNAYTFISGRALSNGQRGEVYEINGDQVAVIFDPPTPTEKSHDHDEDITSKEENAKPTIYWVDAQDIAHDHDTESDDWHIALEALCEVLPSLEPIIVYFPDSSQWLSSAVSKSERREFVERVEEMFDRLTGPIVLICGQNIMAAAPKDKEHPALMFHNLSRLSSLPSPLKRLVGGLKGQKYSRSSDISKLFTNSLTVPLPEEDEQLRVFNNQIEEDRKIIISRHNLVKLHKVLEEHDLSCVELLHVKSDGVVLTKQKAEKVVGWARSHYLSSTTLPSIKGDRLIIPRESLDIAIERLKEQGITTKKSSQNLKVLAKDEYERNFISAVVPPNEIGVKFDDIGALEDVKRTLDELVTLPMRRPELFSHGNLLRPCKGVLLFGPPGTGKTLLAKALATEAGANFISITGSTLTSKWFGDAEKLTKALFSFASRLAPVIIFVDEVDSLLGARGGAFEHEATRRMRNEFMAAWDGLRSKESQRILILGATNRPFDLDDAVIRRLPRRIYVDLPDAQNRMKILKILLAKEKLESDFQFDELANATEGYSGSDLKNLCVAAAYRPVHELLEEEKKGGASNESSYLRPLKLDDFVQAKAKVSPSVSYDATSMNELRKWNEQYGEGGSRTKSPFGFGN